From Schizosaccharomyces pombe strain 972h- genome assembly, chromosome: II, the proteins below share one genomic window:
- the msi2 gene encoding cleavage factor complex subunit, whose product MGGSDFEDDELFKDLYGEENEKKVESASGNQETSNVTPTKENEGYEELEKSGEAGAERTKENPFREEPGADFDRSGSDQQYSAEAEANQEDDLNETSQQAPDPSSYDIRGQALSSATWDNAEDGENSKNDNYNENQSALTGSGAMESNEDNAEETSPFNREDGKMFIGGLNWETTDDSLRDYFEQFGEVLDCTVMRDSTTGRSRGFGFLTFKNPKCVNEVMSKEHHLDGKIIDPKRAIPREEQEKTAKMFVGGVPGDCTEEEFRNFFNQFGRVLDATLMMDKDTGRPRGFGFVTYENESAVEATMSQPYITIHGKPVEVKRATPKASLRDSHDRHQHGYHGNANPYYAQNMNMYGGMTPAMMAQYYRQMQQYMEAMRNMPAAAGAVPYPQPVMPAGMADWQQQQQQGAAYFDPSKMNQGTGDGVPFSPSMPSGSSRGGYHGRNPGGPNRQRYRGRRDGRGGNTGGGHSFHPYRR is encoded by the exons ATGGGCGGCTCtgattttgaagatgaCGAGCTTTTTAAGGATCTATA TGGTgaggaaaatgaaaaaaaagtggaGTCAGCTTCAGGAAATCAAGAAACGTCTAATGTGACGCCGACAAAAGAAAACGAGGGCTATGAAGAACTCGAAAAATCGGGAGAAGCGGGTGCTGAACGTACAAAAGAAAACCCTTTTCGAGAAGAACCCGGAGCTGATTTTGACCGTTCGGGATCGGACCAACAATACAGTGCTGAAGCGGAAGCCAATCAAGAAGACGATTTAAATGAAACGTCTCAGCAAGCGCCTGATCCTTCTTCGTATGATATTAGAGGACAAGCCTTGAGTTCCGCAACTTGGGACAATGCCGAGGACGGtgaaaattctaaaaatgaTAACTATAATGAAAATCAGTCGGCCCTGACCGGTTCCGGTGCTATGGAATCAAATGAAGATAATGCAGAGGAAACTAGTCCCTTTAATCGAGAGGACGG TAAAATGTTTATTGGTGGTTTAAATTGGGAGACTACCGATG ATTCCCTTCGTGATTATTTCGAGCAGTTCGGAGAGGTCCTCGATTGTACGGTTATGCGTGATAGTACTACTGGCCGTTCTAGGGGATTTGGCTTTctaacttttaaaaatcccAAGTGTGTTAATGAGGTGATGTCTAAAGAACATCATCTGGATGGTAAAATT ATCGATCCTAAACGTGCTATACCCCGTGAAGAACAGGAAAAAACTGCAAAGATGTTTGTTGGAGGAGTTCCTGGCGACTGTACAGAGGAAGAGTTTcgcaattttttcaaccaaTTTGGCCGCGTTCTTGATGCCACTTTGATGATGGATAAAGATACGGGACGGCCTCGTGGGTTTGGATTTGTAACCTACGAAAATGAGTCCGCCGTAGAAGCAACAATGTCTCAGCCGTATATTACTATACATGGCAAGCCTGTAGAGGTGAAGCGAGCTACACCAAAAGCTAGCCTTCGAGACAGTCATGACAGGCATCAGCATGGCTACCATGGTAATGCTAATCCTTACTATGCTCAAAACATGAACATGTATGGAGGAATGACGCCGGCTATGATGGCTCAGTATTATCGACAGATGCAGCAGTATATGGAAGCGATGCGTAATATGCCTGCTGCTGCTGGCGCAGTACCATATCCTCAACCCGTCATGCCCGCTGGTATGGCTGATTGGCAACAGCAACAGCAGCAGGGAGCGGCATATTTTGATCCTTCTAAAATGAATCAAGGTACTGGTGATGGTGTGCCCTTCAGTCCATCTATGCCTTCCGGCTCGTCTCGTGGCGGATACCATGGCCGTAATCCTGGTGGACCGAATCGACAAAGATATCGTGGTCGTCGGGATGGTCGTGGTGGTAACACTGGCGGTGGGCACAGCTTCCATCCATATCGTCgataa
- the gnd1 gene encoding phosphogluconate dehydrogenase: protein MSQKEVADFGLIGLAVMGQNLILNGADKGFTVCCYNRTTSRVDEFLANEAKGKSIVGAHSLEEFVSKLKKPRVCILLVKAGKPVDYLIEGLAPLLEKGDIIVDGGNSHYPDTTRRCEELAKKGILFVGSGVSGGEEGARYGPSLMPGGNPAAWPRIKPIFQTLAAKAGNNEPCCDWVGEQGAGHYVKMVHNGIEYGDMQLICETYDIMKRGLGMSCDEIADVFEKWNTGKLDSFLIEITRDVLRYKADDGKPLVEKILDAAGQKGTGKWTAQNALEMGTPVSLITEAVFARCLSSLKSERVRASKKLTGPNTKFTGDKKQLIDDLEDALYASKIISYAQGFMLMREAAKEYGWKLNNAGIALMWRGGCIIRSVFLKDITEAFREDPNLESILFHPFFTNGVEKAQAGWRRVVAQAAMLGIPVPATSTGLSFYDGYRSAVLPANLLQAQRDYFGAHTFRVLPEAADKSLPADKDIHINWTGHGGNISATTYDA from the exons ATGTCACAAAAAGAAGT TGCCG ATTTTGGTCTCATCGGTTTGGCCGTCATGGGTCAAAACTTGATTCTCAACGGTGCCGACAAGGG CTTTACCGTCTGTTGCTACAACCGTACAACTTCCAGAGTTGACGAGTTTTTGGCAAACGAAGCCAAAG gTAAATCTATTGTTGGTGCTCACTCCCTTGAGGAATTTGTTTCCAAGCTTAAGAAGCCTCGTGTTTGTATTTTGCTTGTTAAGGCTGGTAAGCCTGTTGATTACCTTATTGAGGGATTGGCTCCTCTCCTCGAGAAGGGCGATATCATTGTTGACGGTGGTAACTCCCATTACCCTGATACTACCCGCCGTTGCGAGGAGTTGGCCAAGAAGGGCATTCTTTTTGTTGGTTCCGGTGTTTCTGGTGGTGAAGAGGGTGCTCGTTACGGTCCCTCTTTGATGCCTGGTGGTAATCCCGCTGCCTGGCCTCGTATCAAGCCCATCTTCCAAACTTTGGCCGCCAAAGCCGGAAACAACGAGCCTTGCTGTGACTGGGTTGGTGAACAAGGTGCTGGTCATTATGTTAAGATGGTTCACAATGGTATCGAATATGGTGACATGCAATTGATTTGCGAAACTTATGACATTATGAAACGTGGCCTTGGTATGTCTTGTGATGAGATTGCCGATGTTTTTGAGAAGTGGAACACTGGTAAACTTGACTCTTTCTTAATTGAAATCACTCGCGATGTTTTGCGTTACAAGGCTGATGACGGCAAGCCCTTGGTTGAGAAGATTCTCGACGCTGCTGGACAGAAGGGTACTGGTAAGTGGACTGCTCAAAACGCTTTGGAAATGGGTACCCCTGTCAGTTTGATCACCGAAGCCGTTTTTGCTCGTTGTCTTTCCTCCTTGAAGAGCGAGCGTGTTCGTGCCTCTAAGAAGCTTACTGGCCCCAACACCAAGTTCACTGGTGACAAGAAGCAATTGATTGATGATTTGGAAGATGCCTTGTACGCTTCCAAGATTATCTCTTATGCTCAAGGTTTCATGCTTATGCGTGAGGCTGCTAAGGAGTACGGCTGGAAGCTTAACAACGCCGGTATCGCTTTGATGTGGCGTGGTGGTTGTATTATCCGTTCCGTCTTCCTTAAGGATATCACTGAGGCTTTCCGTGAGGATCCTAACCTCGAGTCTATCCTTTTCCATCCTTTCTTCACTAATGGTGTTGAAAAGGCTCAAGCTGGTTGGCGTAGAGTTGTTGCCCAAGCCGCTATGTTGGGCATTCCAGTCCCTGCCACTTCTACCGGTCTTTCCTTCTACGACGGTTATCGTAGTGCTGTTTTGCCTGCTAACTTATTGCAAGCTCAACGTGACTACTTTGGTGCCCATACTTTCCGTGTTTTGCCTGAAGCTGCTGATAAGAGCTTACCTGCTGACAAGGATATCCACATTAACTGGACCGGTCACGGTGGTAACATCAGTGCTACTACCTATGATGCTTAG
- the atg2 gene encoding autophagy-associated protein Atg2 gives MRLPSWLKNSSSWLWTAALSRTVQRRLLAFALRKLIGSILLENVQPEDIDILFSKGVLMLSNLQLNCSFLNAVVSLPMINFTKGTLRRLILRLNVTDIVNLNVELEVNGLSLEIELVPPDESLSSTTYEDAPSQLDILDNVVEYMNKTASQDFEDEVINEGLESEIDGSSHNLLDSILQKCLASTSVLMQDALVYIGTANMSTRLEAKLDFMSFSSVKSNSTSRLLNINGITVSMVRPISKSNAGSSSPPRSEESFVSMDSSSSIVEGFENDLSPSQVTLNESSIISSNREEESFYSVHDSVTQKKTRTSWLIFQCSGEFRLVFSIESSNLLVIESHVPSCVLNINSQVIAFLLYLYGYFLPAPSTPGFSSNKPPLTMLQLDIHISSVQILTHCKLPESQDFSMHNDVDELLHTIPSNGAVFEMKINQIQIFNDNNDIDELTMTFSDLDIFMDSVTLVSFGKSLQSPCSLIFKKLERIVSLFIHIPGGEISLPLGKALLLQESFVEFTNDISNLQNFLSNSDPFKRSIQETFEAPKPFEVEMNQPSFEIIALFDELQLQILNELSTQSLYKLTLRVSHLQFTRKSTGSLSSVLIFVKKIGCQSELFNCENSDWTKVSSSTAFHLSNSLFETHDTTGTSNFAVSIQQEKHYYPVFQPAPTEFSYPEKHFYFAVDNFNVFISKEVVRLFKTLYETIASSLVTPVTPNKLVTSDYKNVLKIRTRTFSLSLLNDDGSSFALKCIRIKHYMCWAGAQLISLSLRLYNVSAEYLSESLEILPVVSFIRNLRNDEKYLLNADFSYALKRSSGSNDNTIFVKITDLGYEHYPTCPWISDLLKTYFPQDPEVPFLAFPDFPFNIKLDLRESIIGLNPRTLEAKLLLYLKSLDVEIDALVASNPLNIRIMAAETVVYIIDKLNQSVLEGKTSVLKREILNSSLHFPGLSIKDTIEFVVKSLGYVEISQLKNLTLSLVVNAEEGVFSTLITVDNLDAQVQSCADSTELLIKVLSDLGSTEDEEISDCYLALPIEDYAKSLTEVDYNFFENRGIDYKSNPTEQSTVLVSSDNDISSQEIKIVDDYYISSNEHSTHASDLASVSSEEFVIDDGSSSIIDISDELQDESSSRDSLKKGIELIEDYYLSQSTSKLESSVEGKNYLLKVKFKDINVNWDLHDGYDWEATRATISSAIEKLCDSSSQNDKISPEAKTLLFQSIVIKSFSKVGRLNINHVSEPIDSDEFADYLSKSISYHLRLGKSKSKKIGIEIKDLQGSFTVYADSNEPNAVLNDLDIGLKDLIIYDHLSTSTWNKFFGRDSRSPSSKNRNQHMNAQIVTVRPLPELNNRELRLEFSVLPCKMYIDQDTLDFLIRFLTFQTPSSSETLNTEPDLPFFQSICINATHVTIDFKFKSADKVGLRSGKLPDLGSLIVMQGSEVFLRQLQIYGLSGAEEFLNALLNVWLQDIRNNQLSKVLNGVVPIRTMFTVGRGIKDIFVSPVRGLQGNHSVGSFRHGIIKFTEKYVNDFLSLNAQGATGTHSLLRQAESYLERGSNASASASRARSYYAEQPETIEQGLRQGYSGLKQGLLGAKSTLMGLPRETRSHKSLGGVAQTVGRKVPLIVLQPMIGATEAVSKTLLGLSNSLQPQRRQDMREKYKRPG, from the exons ATGAGGTTACCCTCATGGCTTAAAAATTCTTCCTCTTGGCTCTGGACGGCGGCGTTATCAAGGACTGTTCAACGTCGACTATTAGCATTTGCCTTGAGAAAGCTTATTGGATCCAttcttttagaaaatgtgCAGCCTGAGGATATAGACAtccttttttcaaaagggGTCCTAATGTTGTCCAATTTACAGCTAAATTGTTCCTTTCTGAATGCAGTGGTGTCTCTTCCAATGattaattttactaaagGAACGTTGAGGAGATTAATTTTAAGACTGAATGTTACTGatattgtaaatttaaacGTTGAATTAGAAGTCAATGGCTTAAGTTTGGAAATTGAACTAGTACCTCCTGATGAATCCTTAAGCTCAACTACATATGAGGATGCTCCATCACAGCTTGATATATTGGATAATGTTGTTGAATATATGAATAAAACAGCATCGCAAGACTTTGAAGATGAGGTGATCAACGAGGGATTAGAATCTGAAATTGATGGCTCTTCACATAATTTATTGGATAGTATATTGCAAAAATGTTTGGCATCTACCTCTGTCCTTATGCAAGACGCTTTAGTTTACATAGGGACTGCAAATATGTCTACTAGGTTGGAAGCAAAACTAGATTTTATGAGCTTTTCGTCGGTTAAAAGTAACTCTACATCTCGATTACTCAATATTAATGGCATAACAGTATCCATGGTTCGGCCCATAAGCAAGAGTAACGCAGGATCATCTTCTCCTCCTCGATCTGAAGAGTCATTTGTATCGATGGATTCCTCTTCTAGTATAGTAGAGGGCTTTGAGAATGATCTATCGCCATCACAGGTCACACTAAATGAATCATCAATAATAAGCTCAAAtagagaagaagaatcaTTTTACTCTGTCCACGATTCTGTTACtcagaaaaaaacaaggacTAGCTggttaatttttcaatgttCTGGCGAATTTAGGCTTGTTTTCAGTATTGAGTCCTCTAACTTATTGGTTATTGAGTCTCACGTCCCTTCATGTGTTCTTAATATTAACTCACAAGTCATTGCGTTTCTGTTATATCTCTACGGGTATTTTTTACCTGCTCCTTCCACCCCTggattttcttcaaataaacCGCCTCTTACTATGTTACAACTTGATATCCACATATCTTCTGTACAAATCCTTACCCACTGTAAACTCCCCGAATCTCAGGATTTTTCTATGCATAATGATGTTGATGAATTGCTACATACCATCCCCTCAAATGGAGctgtttttgaaatgaaaattaatcaaattCAAATCTTTAATGACAATAATGATATTGATGAACTAACGATGACTTTCTCTGATTTAGATATTTTTATGGATTCTGTTACACTGGTGTCTTTTGGTAAAAGTCTGCAATCACCATGCTCGctgatttttaaaaagcttgAACGAATAGTGTCCTTATTCATACACATTCCTGGGGgagaaatttctttacctCTTGGAAAGGCCTTATTACTTCAAGAATCGTTCGTGGAGTTTACTAATGATATATCCAATCTGCAAAATTTCCTGTCAAATTCAGATCCATTTAAACGGTCAATTCAAGAAACCTTTGAGGCGCCCAAACCCTTTGAGGTGGAAATGAATCAACCGAGTTTTGAGATTATTGCACTCTTTGATGAGCTTCAACTTCAAATATTGAATGAACTTTCAACTCAATCATTATACAAACTTACTTTGAGAGTATCTCACTTGCAATTTACAAGAAAATCTACAGGGTCTCTTTCATCTGTATtgatatttgtaaaaaaaatcggaTGCCAGTCAGAGTTATTCAATTGTGAAAATTCTGATTGGACCAAGGTGTCATCATCTACTGCTTTTCACCTTTCTAATAGTTTATTTGAAACTCATGACACTACCGGGACTTCCAATTTTGCAGTTTCTATACAGCAGGAAAAGCATTACTATCCAGTATTTCAGCCTGCGCCAACCGAGTTTTCCTATCCagaaaagcatttttattttgcagTCGATAActttaatgttttcattaGCAAGGAGGTCGTTCgacttttcaaaactttaTATGAAACTATTGCTTCCTCTTTGGTAACTCCAGTTACACCTAATAAGTTGGTGACTTCAGATTACAAAAACGTATTAAAAATCCGCACCAGAACATTCTCGTTatctttattaaatgatgATGGCAGCTCTTTTGCTCTCAAATGCATTCGAATTAAGCATTACATGTGTTGGGCTGGTGCACaattaatttcattgaGTTTACGACTTTATAATGTTTCTGCGGAATACTTATCTGAGTCTTTAGAAATTTTACCAGTCGTTTCTTTTATAAGGAACTTaagaaatgatgaaaagtatttattaaatgctGATTTTAGCTATGCCCTTAAAAGATCATCAGGATCTAATGATAATACCATATTTGTCAAAATAACTGATCTTGGATATGAGCACTACCCTACATGCCCTTGGATTTCggatttattaaaaaccTACTTTCCTCAGGATCCTGAAGTTCCATTCTTAGCATTTCCTGATTTTCCATTTAATATTAAGTTGGACCTTAGAGAGTCAATAATAGGTCTGAATCCTAGGACGCTTGAGGCGAAGTTATTACTATATTTGAAGTCACTTGATGTTGAAATTGATGCACTTGTCGCTTCAAATCCATTAAACATTCGTATCATGGCAGCTGAAACGGTAGTATACATTATTGACAAATTGAACCAAAGCGTTTTGGAAGGAAAGACTTCTGTGTTAAAACGTGAAATTCTTAACTCTTCCCTCCATTTCCCTGGACTCTCGATAAAAGATACTATCGAATTTGTTGTTAAATCTTTGGGTTATGTTGAAATATCTCagctaaaaaatttgacatTGTCATTAGTTGTCAATGCTGAGGAAGGGGTTTTTTCTACCTTGATAACTGTTGATAACCTCGATGCACAAGTACAATCTTGTGCGGATAGCACCGAGTTGTTGATTAAAGTTTTGTCTGATTTAGGATCAactgaagatgaagaaatatcGGATTGCTATTTGGCTCTCCCTATTGAAGACTATGCAAAATCCTTGACCGAAGTTGACTacaacttttttgaaaatcgtGGCATAGATTACAAGTCCAATCCTACTGAACAGAGTACGGTGCTAGTATCTTCTGACAATGATATATCTTCGcaagaaattaaaatcgTAGACGattattatatttcttcaaacgAACACTCCACTCATGCCAGTGATTTGGCATCTGTTTCGTCCGAGGAATTTGTAATAGATGATGGTTCGTCATCAATTATCGATATTTCCGATGAACTTCAAGATGAATCGAGTTCCCGAGACTCCTTAAAAAAGGGTATAGAGCTTATTGAGGATTATTACTTAAGTCAAAGCACTTCAAAGCTTGAATCTTCTgtagaaggaaaaaattatctcttaaaagtaaaatttaaagatatCAACGTGAACTGGGATTTGCATGATGGTTATGATTGGGAAGCTACTCGAGCAACTATCAGCTCAGCTATCGAAAAACTATGCGATTCTTCTAGtcaaaatgataaaatttCTCCTGAAGCGAAAACCTTATTGTTTCAAAGCATAGTCATCAAGTCTTTTTCGAAAGTGGGAAGATTAAATATCAATCATGTATCTGAACCAATCGATTCTGATGAATTTGCTGATTATTTATCGAAATCTATTTCGTACCATTTACGCTTGGGGAAgtcaaaaagcaaaaagattGGAatagaaattaaagatttacAGGGCTCTTTTACTGTATATGCTGACAGTAATGAACCTAACGCAGTACTGAACGATTTAGATATTGGTCTGAAGGACTTAATTATATATGACCATCTATCAACCTCAACCtggaataaattttttggacGAGATTCCAGATCTCCGTCTTCCAAGAATCGTAATCAGCACATGAATGCTCAAATTGTTACTGTGCGACCGTTACCTGAACTAAATAACAGAGAATTGAGGTTGGAATTTAGCGTTCTGCCTTGTAAAATGTATATTGACCAAGATactttggattttttaatacgTTTTCTTACTTTTCAAACTCCTAGTTCCTCTGAAACGTTAAACACCGAACCTGATCTACCGTTTTTTCAATCCATCTGCATAAATGCTACTCATGTAACTATcgattttaaattcaaatcAGCTGATAAGGTAGGATTGAGAAGCGGAAAGCTTCCTGATTTAGGCAGCTTGATTGTTATGCAAGGTTCGGAGGTTTTCTTGCGTCAATTACAAATTTATGGACTTTCTGGTGCAGAAGAATTCCTTAATGCCCTTCTTAACGTTTGGTTGCAAGATATCCGAAACAATCAACTCTCAAAAGTTCTGAATGGTGTAGTGCCGATTCGAACAATGTTTACTGTAGGAAGAGGCATTAAAGACATTTTTGTAAGTCCAGTTCGGGGCTTGCAAGGAAACCATTCAGTCGGTAGTTTCCGGCATGgtataattaaatttactGAAAAGTACGTGAACGACTTTCTGTCTTTAAATGCGCAAGGTGCTACCGGTACGCATTCTCTTCTTCGTCAAGCCGAAAGTTATTTAGAAAGAGGAAGCAATGCTTCTGCATCTGCGTCCAGAGCCAGAAGTTATTACGCTGAACAACCTGAAACAATAGAGCAAGGGTTGAGACAAGGTTATTCTGGTTTGAAACAGGGATTACTCGGTGCCAAATCCACTTTGATGGGTCTTCCTCGAGAGACCCGCAGCCATAAATCCCTTGGTGGTGTTGCTCAAACAGTAGGTAGAAAAGTGCCATTAATTGTTCTACAGCCCATGATTGGAGCCACTGAGGCTGTTTCTAAAACGCTATTAGGCTTATCGAATTCGCTGCAACCACAGAGAAGACAGGATATGCGAGAA AAATACAAACGGCCTGGTTGA
- the pmr1 gene encoding P-type calcium transport ATPase Pmr1 codes for MSVQYDAFSVEQTCADLETDMYNGLSSLQEITRRNKVHGDNDLKVEDEENMVVQFLKQFVKDPLILLLFASSAISVTLGNIDDAISIALAIVIVVTVGFVQEYRSEQSLKALNNLVPHYCNVIRSGKTEHIVASKLVPGDLVILQIGDRVPADLRIVEATELEIDESNLTGENSPRKKSSEAISSNISLTERNNIAFMGTLVRHGHGRGIVVATGSDTEFGRVFLTMQQTEKPKTPLQNSMDDLGKQLSLISLIGIAVIVLVGFFQGKNWLEMLTIGVSLAVAAIPEGLPIIVTVTLALGVLRMSKKRAIIRRLPSVETLGSVNVICSDKTGTLTMNHMTVTKIYTCGMLAAFSLPESEHIELSVRRTVGIEKALLAAALCNNSKVHNKADSILDTTCPWAGFPVDVALIECSERFGLKDPRETYSRISEVSFSSERKYMSVAVQYNSSKMNFMKGATEQVLSSCAYFSDQDGVQHELTAEMKENIQRNEFEMAASGLRIIAVASGINTNKLVFHGLFGINDPPRPQVRESVQYLMTGGVRVIMITGDSVVTAISIARSLGMAIPSNDEEAIRNYALTGAQLDDLDSSSLRDAVSRVVVFARTTPQHKMKIVEALQSLGDVVAMTGDGVNDAPALKLADIGIAMGRQGTDVAKEAADMILTDDSFATILSAVEEGKGIFNNIKNFITFQLSTSVAALSLIAISSVFGFQNPLNAMQILWINILMDGPPAQSLGVESVDEDVMMKPPRPRNAPIISVQLLQRVLLSAFIIVTVTIVVFRVQMQDGNVTARDTTMTFTCFVFFDMFNALACRSETKSVFKLGIFSNRMFNIAVGGSLIGQALVVYASPFQRIFQTEAIGLKDVLILLACTSSVLWVDEIRKWYRRRKGLVRTKSNYLLRNV; via the coding sequence ATGAGTGTTCAATATGATGCATTCAGTGTTGAGCAAACTTGTGCGGATTTAGAAACTGACATGTATAATGGCCTCTCTAGTCTCCAGGAGATCACGCGACGTAACAAGGTTCATGGAGATAATGATTTGAAGgtagaagatgaagaaaacaTGGTGGTTCAATTTCTTAAGCAATTTGTTAAAGATCCCCTaattcttttgctttttgcaAGTTCTGCAATTTCGGTGACATTGGGTAATATAGATGATGCTATTAGCATCGCTTTAGCTATAGTTATTGTCGTGACTGTTGGATTTGTTCAAGAGTATCGATCTGAGCAATCTTTAAAGGCGCTGAATAACCTTGTACCTCATTATTGCAATGTTATCCGGTCCGGAAAAACGGAGCATATTGTTGCTAGTAAATTGGTTCCTGGAGATTTAGTTATCTTACAAATTGGTGATCGTGTTCCTGCTGATCTGCGAATCGTTGAAGCTACCGAGTTGGAAATTGATGAATCAAATCTAACAGGGGAAAACTCGCCACGAAAGAAGAGTAGCGAAGCTATATCTTCAAACATATCTCTTACTGAAAGAAATAACATAGCTTTTATGGGTACCCTCGTTCGTCATGGTCATGGGAGAGGAATAGTTGTCGCTACTGGATCTGATACGGAATTCGGTCGTGTTTTCCTTACTATGCAGCAAACTGAAAAACCAAAGACGCCATTGCAGAACAGTATGGATGACTTAGGCAAGCAACTCTCTTTAATCTCTTTAATTGGTATTGCCGTCATTGTGCTTGTTGGTTTTTTCCAAGGTAAAAATTGGTTAGAAATGCTTACAATTGGAGTTAGTTTGGCTGTCGCCGCTATTCCTGAAGGTCTTCCAATTATCGTAACAGTCACCCTTGCTTTAGGCGTGTTACGCATGTCTAAGAAGAGGGCTATTATCCGTCGGTTACCCAGTGTTGAAACTTTGGGAAGTGTTAACGTTATTTGTTCGGACAAGACTGGTACTCTAACAATGAACCATATGACAGTTACTAAAATTTATACATGTGGAATGTTAGCAGCTTTCTCCTTACCAGAAAGTGAACATATAGAGCTAAGTGTTAGGCGCACTGTTGGTATCGAAAAGGCACTTCTAGCTGCTGCTTTATGCAACAATAGTAAAGTTCATAACAAAGCTGATTCTATTTTGGACACTACTTGTCCCTGGGCTGGATTTCCAGTTGATGTCGCTTTAATCGAATGTTCTGAGCGATTCGGGTTGAAGGATCCTCGTGAAACGTACAGTCGTATATCTGAGGTTTCATTTAGCAGTGAGCGCAAATACATGTCTGTTGCTGTCCAATACAACTCTAGCAAAATGAATTTCATGAAGGGAGCCACTGAACAAGTGCTGTCAAGTTGTGCATATTTTAGCGATCAGGATGGTGTTCAACACGAGCTTACTGCGGAAATGAAGGAGAACATTCAACGTAACGAGTTTGAAATGGCTGCTTCGGGACTCAGAATTATAGCTGTTGCCAGTGGTATAAATACCAATAAACTTGTATTTCATGGTCTTTTTGGCATCAACGATCCCCCTCGACCCCAAGTCCGCGAAAGTGTACAATATCTAATGACTGGAGGGGTTCGAGTTATTATGATTACAGGTGATAGCGTTGTTACTGCAATAAGCATCGCTAGAAGTTTGGGTATGGCTATTCCTAGTAATGACGAAGAAGCAATTCGTAACTATGCGCTGACTGGAGCTCAGTTAGATGATCTTGATTCTTCCTCTTTACGTGATGCCGTTTCCCGTGTAGTAGTCTTTGCAAGAACTACACCTCAacataaaatgaaaattgtTGAAGCCCTTCAAAGCCTTGGTGATGTTGTGGCTATGACTGGTGATGGCGTAAACGATGCACCTGCCCTCAAACTTGCAGACATTGGTATAGCAATGGGTCGACAAGGTACGGATGTTGCCAAAGAAGCGGCTGATATGATTCTTACCGATGATTCTTTTGCGACTATTTTGAGTGCTGTTGAGGAAGGTAAGGGAATATTCAAtaacattaaaaatttcattactTTCCAATTGTCTACGAGTGTGGCTGCTCTTTCATTAATCGCCATTTCGTCTGTTTTCGGCTTCCAAAATCCCCTCAATGCCATGCAAATTCTTTGGATCAATATTCTAATGGATGGACCCCCTGCACAAAGTCTCGGAGTAGAGTCAGTTGATGAAGACGTGATGATGAAACCTCCTCGTCCAAGGAATGCTCCTATTATATCAGTTCAGCTTTTACAACGTGTTTTACTCAGTGCATTTATAATAGTTACTGTCACTATTGTGGTATTTAGAGTACAAATGCAAGACGGCAATGTAACAGCTAGAGATACTACTATGACTTTTActtgttttgttttcttcgATATGTTTAATGCTTTAGCATGTCGTTCCGAAACAAAATCGGTTTTCAAGCTTGGTATTTTCTCTAATAGAATGTTCAATATCGCAGTCGGAGGCTCATTAATTGGTCAAGCCTTGGTAGTTTATGCTTCCCCCTTTCAGCGTATTTTTCAAACTGAAGCTATTGGACTTAAAGATGTTCTAATATTGTTAGCTTGTACCAGTTCTGTTCTCTGGGTTGACGAAATTCGCAAATGGTATCGTCGCCGTAAAGGTCTTGTTAGAACAAAGAGCAATTATCTGCTAAGGAATGTATAA
- the hub1 gene encoding ubiquitin-like protein modifier Hub1, giving the protein MIEVLCNDRLGKKVRVKCMPDDTVGDFKKLVAAQTGTDPRRIVLKKWHSVFKDNITLADYEIHDGMSLEMYYS; this is encoded by the exons ATGATCGAAGTTTTATG TAACGATCGTCTAGGGAAAAAAGTACGCGTAAAATGTATGCCTGATGACACAGTTggagattttaaaaaacttgttGCAGCTCAGACCGGTACAGATCCAAG aaggatcgtcttaaaaaaatggcaCAGCGTCTTTAAGGATAACATCACATTAGCCGACTATGAAATACACGATGGAATGAGCTTGGAGATGTATTATTCTTAA